The nucleotide window ATCACGACAGAGGATATTCGGTGGTTGCGTGTCGATATTAAAAGCTTAAATTTGTTACCAAATTGTATGGCAAAACAAAAGGCGATAGAGGCTGGTGTGCATGAGGCGATTTTTATCCGAGATCAAGTTGTAACTGAAGCTAGTAGCTCCAATTTATTCGGTGTTAAAAACGGGAAATTATATACCCATCCATTAAATCATTTAATTTTGAACGGAATTACACGACAGGTAGTTCTTCGACTTGCATCTCAGCTTAATTTACCTGTAATTGAAGAAGCATTCACAAAGGAAGCGCTGTACTTGATGGATGAAGTATTTATTACAAATACAGGCGTGAATGTTTGTCCTGTTACAGAAATCGATGCCACTCAAATTGGCAATGGGAGCTGTGGCGTAATTACCGCTAGCTTAATGAAAGCCTTTAGCGAGCTACTTTCACCTAAAATAAAGGTGTAATAGCTGTTTTCAAACAGAGGCTTCCCATCCCCCCTTTAAATACTTTATTTCGATTTAACTAACAGGAGGAGATATCCATGAAAACGTTACAACCATTTAAAATGGCGAGTAAATTTGACGGTATTAAATTACTTAGTGCTGCAGCTGCAAAAATTCCAACCGATTTAATCCCCTTATCTTACGGCTTTCCTGCAAAGGAGGCATATAATGTATCATTAATGGCGCAATGTGCAGCAAAAGGTATTGAAGACGGCGGATATAAATGCTTAGAGTACAGTGGCGGTGAAGGCCCATCCAAAATTGCTACTTGGATTAAAGAGCGTTCCACTATTCGAGAAATTCACGTAAACGAAAAAAATATATTTGTTACAACCGGCTCTGGTCAGGCAATGGATATTGTTGCACGTACACTTACCAATGAAGAAGATGAAATTTGGGTAGAAGCACCTACATTTTTCGGTGCGTTACGCTCCTTTTCTTTAGCCGGCCTTACGATTCGTGGGTTTGAAATGGATGAAAGTGGGCTAAAGGTTGATTTAGTTGAGGCGGCATTAATGGAAGCTGCCGAACTCGGTAAACCGATGCCAAAATTCCTTTATGTTATTCCGAATTTTCATAACCCTGGCGGTATTACCCTTTCTCTTGAGCGTCGAATTAAGCTAGCGCAGCTTGCATTAACTTACAACTTTTACATTATAGAAGATGATGCCTATGCGGAATTAAACTTTACCGACACAATTCTACCAGCAATTTACAGTTTCGCACCTGAGCGTGTCATTTATATGAGTACTTTTTCTAAAACAATCGCCCCTGCTATTCGTCTAGGTTGGGTTATTGTCAGTCCAGAGCTTGCACCTAAATTACGCATGCTCAAATCAGACGGCTCAACAAGTGTCATGGTGCAAGAAATCGTTGCGACTTACTTAAACTTTATTGATTTTGATCAGCACGTAGCGGATATTTCAGCGATTTATCAATCACGACGAGACGTGATGGTGGAGGCTCTGGATGAATATTTAGGAAATGAAATTTCTTATATTATACCAGAGGGTGGCTTTTTCATCTGGATCTCGTTCAAGGAAACAGTTAATACTGCTGATTTTGAGGAGCTCGCTTTAGAATATGGTGTGAGCTACATTGTTGGTGAACACTGCTTCGCTGATCATAGTCAACAAAATCATATACGCCTTTGCTTTTCCTATTGCGATGAAGTACAGTGTCGAGAAGCAATCAAACGCATTGCAAGCGCATATTTCGAAAAGTATCCAATAAAAAGTATTGTATAGGGAGGTTTTATAATGGTTTATGCACTAGAGAGCGCTGTGAAAGCACCGTTCATTTATATCCGGAGAGATATTCCAGCTGAATACGTAGAAAAACTTCGAGCACTAGGGGCAAAAGTCGTTGTAGAACATTGGGAATGGAATCAGCTTGAGCCGAAGCCACAAGTTGATTTAACCGACTGCGATATTATTTTAACGCTCGGAATTCGCGACGATTTATCGATTTTATCCCATGCTCCCCACGTTAAATGGGTTCATTCCTTTAGTGTAGGAATTGAAGCAATGCTAAAGAGCAAATTTCAAAAGAGCAATGTCATTG belongs to Solibacillus sp. FSL R7-0682 and includes:
- the dat gene encoding D-amino-acid transaminase, whose amino-acid sequence is MNILWNDQIVAKESIIIDPEDRGYQFGDGIYEVVAIYNGELFEWEAHYERFLRSAAALSISTQHIIEKLKSNIHTLIEENSVEDGYVYFQLTRGTAPRFHAYPAEAVPPVLTGLVKKKDTTNPPPSSMKAITTEDIRWLRVDIKSLNLLPNCMAKQKAIEAGVHEAIFIRDQVVTEASSSNLFGVKNGKLYTHPLNHLILNGITRQVVLRLASQLNLPVIEEAFTKEALYLMDEVFITNTGVNVCPVTEIDATQIGNGSCGVITASLMKAFSELLSPKIKV
- a CDS encoding aminotransferase-like domain-containing protein, translated to MKTLQPFKMASKFDGIKLLSAAAAKIPTDLIPLSYGFPAKEAYNVSLMAQCAAKGIEDGGYKCLEYSGGEGPSKIATWIKERSTIREIHVNEKNIFVTTGSGQAMDIVARTLTNEEDEIWVEAPTFFGALRSFSLAGLTIRGFEMDESGLKVDLVEAALMEAAELGKPMPKFLYVIPNFHNPGGITLSLERRIKLAQLALTYNFYIIEDDAYAELNFTDTILPAIYSFAPERVIYMSTFSKTIAPAIRLGWVIVSPELAPKLRMLKSDGSTSVMVQEIVATYLNFIDFDQHVADISAIYQSRRDVMVEALDEYLGNEISYIIPEGGFFIWISFKETVNTADFEELALEYGVSYIVGEHCFADHSQQNHIRLCFSYCDEVQCREAIKRIASAYFEKYPIKSIV